One Acidobacteriota bacterium genomic region harbors:
- a CDS encoding alpha/beta hydrolase, translated as MLKMMTVLVVSGVLTAFAPAGPPEPAALPTPPGGGSLVRYAAFPSAFVAARNVDVWLPPGYDPKGADRYPVLYLHDGQNLFDPKTSYTGVPWGVDEALARLAREGAARPAIVVGVWNTARRVAEYMPQKAAAVRNTGQLTGIPRPTADDLASDAYLKFLVSELKPFIDGHYRTRPGPADTLIMGSSMGGLISVYALCEYPGVFGAAGCLSTHWPAGDGVVIEWLKTHLPDPGTHRVYFDYGTATLDASYEPYQQRMDEVMRMAGYTEGKNWVTRKFPGAEHNEKAWRARLDVPLRFLLGAGGGVR; from the coding sequence ATGCTCAAGATGATGACGGTGCTGGTGGTTTCCGGCGTCCTGACGGCTTTCGCGCCGGCCGGCCCGCCGGAGCCCGCGGCGCTTCCGACCCCGCCGGGGGGCGGGAGCCTGGTTCGTTACGCCGCGTTCCCCTCGGCCTTCGTCGCGGCGCGCAACGTGGACGTCTGGCTGCCGCCGGGCTACGACCCGAAGGGCGCAGACCGTTACCCCGTCCTCTACCTGCACGACGGGCAGAACCTCTTCGACCCGAAGACCTCCTACACCGGCGTCCCCTGGGGAGTGGACGAGGCGTTGGCCCGCCTGGCCCGGGAGGGGGCGGCCCGGCCGGCCATCGTGGTGGGGGTCTGGAACACGGCGCGGCGGGTCGCGGAGTACATGCCGCAGAAGGCCGCCGCGGTCCGCAACACCGGGCAGTTGACCGGAATCCCGCGACCGACGGCCGACGACCTCGCGTCGGACGCCTACCTCAAGTTCCTCGTCTCCGAGCTGAAGCCGTTCATCGATGGCCACTACCGCACCCGGCCGGGACCCGCGGACACCCTGATTATGGGTTCCAGCATGGGCGGGCTCATCTCCGTCTACGCCCTGTGCGAGTACCCCGGCGTCTTCGGCGCGGCGGGGTGCCTCTCCACCCACTGGCCCGCCGGCGACGGCGTCGTCATCGAGTGGTTGAAGACCCACCTACCGGACCCCGGCACCCACCGGGTCTACTTCGACTACGGCACCGCCACCCTGGACGCCTCTTACGAACCCTACCAGCAGCGGATGGACGAGGTGATGAGAATGGCCGGCTACACCGAGGGGAAGAACTGGGTCACGCGCAAGTTCCCCGGGGCCGAGCACAACGAGAAGGCGTGGCGGGCACGGCTGGACGTCCCCCTGCGGTTCCTGCTCGGAGCGGGGGGCGGGGTGCGATGA
- a CDS encoding C40 family peptidase gives MILSVLISLYPVGTRLLRLALLGCLAGVWASVLVLLWPRRHSRLGFLLLTGAAGIFLSLPGPAVDSDLFTHEYVRFLRSFEGTPYVWGGENGLGVDCSGLVRIGLARACGRLGFSSFNPRLLRAAFQLWWDDCTARELGTGAGGRTVPLYMAPSLNALTLGDLRPGDLAVTTDGIHVLAYLGNRRWIAADPDRGEVVVESIPSKNSWFSRPVRVVRWRLLAAL, from the coding sequence GTGATCCTCTCGGTCCTGATCTCCCTTTACCCGGTGGGCACCCGTCTGCTCCGGCTGGCACTGCTCGGTTGCCTGGCGGGGGTCTGGGCCTCGGTGCTGGTCCTGCTGTGGCCTCGACGTCACAGCCGGTTGGGCTTTCTTCTCCTGACGGGGGCGGCCGGGATCTTCCTGTCTCTTCCCGGGCCGGCGGTCGATTCGGATCTATTTACCCATGAATACGTTCGCTTTCTGCGGTCGTTCGAGGGGACACCCTACGTCTGGGGAGGGGAGAACGGCCTCGGTGTCGACTGCTCCGGACTGGTCAGGATCGGGCTGGCTCGGGCATGCGGCCGGCTCGGGTTTTCCTCGTTCAATCCCCGCCTGCTCCGTGCCGCCTTCCAGCTTTGGTGGGATGACTGTACTGCCCGCGAACTCGGGACCGGTGCGGGGGGGCGAACCGTCCCCCTGTACATGGCGCCTTCCCTCAATGCGCTCACCCTGGGTGATCTGCGTCCCGGCGACCTCGCCGTCACCACCGACGGCATCCATGTGCTGGCCTACCTGGGAAATCGTCGTTGGATCGCCGCGGACCCCGACAGGGGAGAGGTCGTGGTGGAGTCGATCCCCTCGAAGAACTCATGGTTCAGCCGGCCGGTCCGGGTCGTGCGGTGGCGGTTGCTGGCCGCCTTGTGA